The following are from one region of the Francisella opportunistica genome:
- a CDS encoding cell division protein ZipA C-terminal FtsZ-binding domain-containing protein → MTLILALVLVLVILIIIDLYRKSLRLKQIEILKNIEQNNTQELISQARSFSEHAVNVENVQREYPLLRDGFLIIYFEAIEPIQVKDLATFLKYYGIKYTDDKAFQKVNYKDVIFSILPDNQEQEFSSATDGSVSGIIAVMNYRKLASMDYDVKTCYELMVDVLEALAKSFYGTLMNEHKIRLTKKDKQNYLAVIL, encoded by the coding sequence ATGACATTAATATTGGCACTAGTTTTAGTTTTAGTGATATTAATCATAATAGATTTATATCGTAAAAGCTTGCGTCTTAAACAAATAGAAATACTTAAAAATATTGAACAAAATAATACTCAAGAACTTATAAGTCAAGCTAGAAGCTTCTCAGAACATGCTGTTAATGTTGAAAATGTTCAGCGTGAATATCCACTTTTAAGAGATGGCTTTTTAATAATTTATTTTGAAGCGATTGAGCCAATTCAAGTAAAAGATTTAGCTACATTCCTAAAGTACTATGGGATTAAATATACTGATGACAAAGCTTTCCAAAAAGTTAATTATAAGGATGTTATCTTTAGCATCTTACCTGATAATCAAGAGCAAGAGTTTTCAAGCGCTACGGATGGCAGTGTAAGTGGTATTATTGCTGTAATGAATTATAGAAAGCTTGCTAGTATGGATTATGATGTTAAAACATGTTATGAGTTAATGGTAGATGTCCTTGAAGCTTTAGCTAAGTCTTTTTATGGGACATTAATGAATGAGCATAAAATTAGACTTACTAAAAAAGATAAGCAAAATTATTTGGCAGTTATCTTATAG
- a CDS encoding LysR family transcriptional regulator, which produces MLNYSQLRCFIKVAEYLSYKEASDELCISTTAVSKQIKNLENQLSERLFFRNTRNVQLTPFGIIMFDKCQSLLKESNNLENFIESRQKTPQGKLTVLVSKVLAKELILKHLSDFINKYPLIECELIFSEQDGDLAKSNIDIIVGFPQIPPITDNLKYRKMQPISNILCASPDLIKKYGTPNTIKDLLNYPFISHSLRKPGTKLPLENGTYISCPPPILFMDDFNALNHACKDGIGIFLTGDSLVEKDIKEGNLIQIMPEIRFKKYEIFTFYQNYGYDLPKIKAFLDFYCYKITAK; this is translated from the coding sequence ATGTTAAATTATTCACAGTTAAGATGTTTTATAAAAGTTGCTGAATATTTAAGCTACAAAGAAGCTAGTGATGAACTTTGTATTTCAACTACAGCTGTAAGTAAGCAAATAAAAAATCTAGAAAATCAATTATCTGAGAGACTATTTTTCCGTAACACGAGGAATGTTCAGCTAACACCTTTTGGTATAATAATGTTTGATAAATGCCAAAGTTTACTTAAAGAAAGTAATAATCTTGAAAACTTTATAGAGTCTAGACAAAAAACTCCCCAGGGTAAATTAACTGTACTAGTATCAAAGGTTTTAGCTAAAGAACTAATCTTAAAGCATCTAAGTGATTTTATAAATAAATATCCTCTAATTGAGTGTGAACTAATATTTTCTGAACAAGATGGTGATTTAGCAAAAAGCAATATTGATATAATAGTAGGTTTTCCTCAAATTCCCCCTATTACTGATAACCTTAAATATAGAAAAATGCAACCCATATCAAATATATTATGTGCCTCACCTGATTTAATTAAAAAATATGGCACACCAAATACAATAAAAGATTTACTTAATTATCCCTTTATATCACATAGTCTAAGAAAACCAGGAACAAAATTACCCTTAGAAAATGGAACTTATATATCATGTCCTCCACCAATATTATTTATGGATGACTTTAATGCACTTAATCACGCTTGTAAAGATGGGATCGGAATTTTTTTGACTGGTGACAGCCTAGTTGAAAAAGATATTAAAGAAGGAAACCTAATACAAATTATGCCTGAAATAAGATTTAAGAAATATGAGATATTTACTTTTTATCAAAACTATGGATATGATTTACCAAAAATAAAGGCTTTTTTGGACTTTTACTGCTATAAGATAACTGCCAAATAA
- a CDS encoding helicase produces MKYEYHHVGIPITEPRPGERYSPTMDMYTSGGELPGRIQYHRFGPNCPLNKLLQTLPHIAYKVTDLESVIKNKNVLLEPYFPIEGFKVAVVEENGAIIEFIQTDLSDEEIWNEPDFKNSILYPD; encoded by the coding sequence ATGAAATACGAATATCACCATGTGGGAATTCCTATCACTGAACCACGACCTGGAGAGCGCTATAGCCCTACTATGGATATGTATACCTCAGGTGGTGAACTACCAGGCAGAATACAATATCATCGTTTTGGACCAAACTGCCCATTAAATAAATTACTCCAGACACTACCTCATATAGCCTATAAAGTAACGGATTTAGAGAGTGTTATTAAGAATAAAAACGTTCTTTTAGAACCTTATTTTCCTATAGAAGGATTTAAAGTTGCTGTAGTCGAGGAAAATGGAGCGATAATTGAATTTATACAAACTGATTTGTCAGATGAAGAGATATGGAATGAGCCTGATTTTAAAAATTCAATTCTATATCCTGATTAA
- the ppk2 gene encoding polyphosphate kinase 2 has translation MKVLSQEERQKLFLENIFPYKHKIPRNVYDKQKHYLQIELLKFQKWIKENNKKVLIIFEGRDAAGKGGTIKRVMEHLNPRGAKVVALEKPSERERKQWYFQRYIEHLPSGGEIVLFDRSWYNRAGVERVMGFCTEREYFLFLEQAPQLEKMLVDSGTMIIKFWFSVSQQEQKNRFAARESHPLKQWKLSPIDKASLDKWDDYTEAKERMFIYTDKPYAPWVIVKSDDKKRARLNAIRYILNNIDYDNKDHEVAIPPDPLIVGTSSKIYK, from the coding sequence ATGAAAGTTTTAAGTCAAGAAGAGCGCCAGAAGCTCTTTTTAGAAAATATTTTTCCATATAAGCATAAAATTCCACGTAATGTTTACGATAAACAAAAACATTACCTACAGATAGAGCTACTGAAATTCCAAAAATGGATAAAAGAAAATAACAAAAAAGTTCTGATAATCTTTGAAGGGCGAGATGCCGCTGGTAAAGGCGGAACTATAAAAAGAGTAATGGAACATCTAAATCCACGTGGTGCTAAGGTAGTTGCACTAGAAAAACCATCAGAGCGAGAAAGAAAACAATGGTATTTCCAAAGGTACATAGAACATCTACCATCTGGTGGCGAAATAGTCCTTTTTGATAGATCTTGGTATAATCGTGCTGGTGTTGAAAGAGTTATGGGCTTTTGTACTGAAAGAGAATACTTCCTATTTCTTGAACAAGCACCTCAACTAGAAAAAATGCTAGTTGATAGTGGCACTATGATAATAAAGTTTTGGTTCTCAGTTAGCCAACAGGAACAAAAAAATAGATTTGCTGCTAGAGAAAGTCACCCTCTAAAACAATGGAAACTTAGTCCCATAGATAAAGCCTCATTAGATAAATGGGACGACTATACCGAAGCTAAAGAAAGAATGTTCATATATACTGACAAACCATATGCGCCATGGGTAATCGTTAAGTCAGATGATAAAAAACGAGCTCGACTAAATGCGATAAGATATATACTTAACAATATTGACTATGATAATAAAGATCATGAAGTAGCGATTCCACCTGATCCTCTTATCGTAGGTACATCTTCAAAAATATATAAATAA
- a CDS encoding CDP-alcohol phosphatidyltransferase family protein, whose protein sequence is MQTIQKIYAWLVHLFTSLGAVFGILAIIFSIEAAKTIVLGQTELHHYYIKLSMFSIIMAIFIDSIDGSLARLVDIKKLAPLDGALLDNIIDFTTYSIVPCIWVYVSAVVSQQWLIPVILMITISSSYQFCQLNAKTSDHFFVGFPSYWNVIIMYMLCFQSSQLINEITIIILSIFSFIPIKYIYLSRTEHISKSKFVKIFTFIFTMLAATATFLAVLIYPIKTPTTLITIIVVFSIFYIIFSLKLNIKLVKS, encoded by the coding sequence ATGCAAACCATACAAAAAATATATGCTTGGCTAGTGCATCTTTTTACATCATTAGGTGCTGTATTTGGTATCTTAGCTATTATATTTTCAATAGAAGCTGCTAAAACAATTGTATTAGGTCAAACAGAACTACATCACTACTATATTAAGCTCTCTATGTTTAGCATCATAATGGCGATATTTATTGATTCAATAGATGGTAGTTTAGCTAGATTGGTCGATATCAAAAAACTTGCACCTCTAGATGGTGCCCTTCTCGATAACATTATAGACTTTACAACATATTCAATCGTTCCTTGCATTTGGGTATATGTCTCTGCAGTAGTTAGTCAACAATGGCTAATTCCGGTAATATTAATGATAACTATCTCTTCTTCGTATCAGTTCTGTCAACTAAATGCAAAAACTAGTGATCATTTTTTTGTTGGCTTTCCAAGTTACTGGAATGTGATAATAATGTATATGCTATGTTTTCAATCAAGCCAATTAATTAATGAAATAACGATAATAATATTATCAATCTTCTCTTTTATACCCATAAAATATATTTATCTATCAAGAACTGAGCATATTAGTAAGAGTAAATTTGTCAAAATATTTACATTTATTTTTACAATGTTAGCTGCGACTGCAACTTTCTTAGCAGTATTAATTTACCCAATTAAAACACCAACAACTTTAATAACCATAATAGTTGTGTTCTCAATATTTTATATAATTTTTAGCCTAAAACTTAATATTAAGCTTGTAAAAAGTTAA
- a CDS encoding polyprenyl synthetase family protein — protein MSSEKIIKDFEVFAENIFAQIDSVSETLLSAMHYSFFSGGKRIRAQFVYAIGEALAVDKLNSDKIAFAIECIHTYSLIHDDLPAMDNDTLRRGKPTCHIRFNEATAILAGDALQSLAFEILQDIDCSDISKLRKINKFFSQCCGANGMVGGQQLDIEGENKKLKLEELEISHINKTAKMFRACIVLPYIFSQSQNNKIEALLVKLSDLIGLCFQIKDDILDVTKTTTELGKTSAKDIEANKSTYVSLMGLEGASKYLLDKKNQINEIITKLKNNKISSTSLERLIDLVINRNC, from the coding sequence ATGAGTAGTGAAAAAATAATAAAAGATTTCGAAGTTTTTGCTGAAAATATATTTGCTCAGATTGATTCTGTATCCGAAACATTACTAAGTGCTATGCATTATAGTTTTTTTAGCGGTGGCAAGAGAATACGAGCACAGTTTGTTTACGCAATTGGTGAGGCTTTAGCTGTTGATAAATTAAATAGTGATAAAATCGCTTTTGCAATCGAATGTATCCATACCTACTCGCTAATACATGATGATCTTCCTGCTATGGATAATGATACACTGCGTAGGGGTAAACCTACTTGCCATATCAGATTTAACGAGGCTACAGCAATATTAGCAGGTGATGCTTTACAATCTTTAGCTTTTGAAATATTACAAGACATCGATTGTTCAGATATATCCAAACTAAGAAAAATAAATAAATTTTTTTCTCAATGCTGTGGCGCAAATGGGATGGTTGGTGGTCAACAGCTAGATATTGAGGGTGAGAATAAAAAACTCAAGCTTGAAGAGTTAGAGATATCACATATTAATAAAACTGCAAAAATGTTTAGAGCATGTATAGTTTTACCTTATATTTTCTCACAAAGTCAAAATAACAAAATAGAAGCTTTATTAGTGAAACTATCAGACTTAATAGGCTTATGCTTTCAGATCAAAGATGACATCCTAGATGTGACTAAAACAACTACGGAGTTAGGAAAAACTAGTGCTAAAGATATAGAAGCTAACAAATCTACCTACGTATCTTTAATGGGTTTAGAAGGTGCAAGTAAATATTTATTAGATAAAAAAAATCAAATCAATGAAATTATCACAAAGCTTAAAAATAACAAAATAAGCTCAACTAGCCTTGAAAGGCTCATTGATTTAGTTATTAATAGAAACTGTTAG
- the waaA gene encoding lipid IV(A) 3-deoxy-D-manno-octulosonic acid transferase — MEHLKKFFYVFLAHIYSSIFITLIPILYLKKFKRSFKNINYRKRWAERFAQTEIRLNNSIWIHSVSVGETVSAEPLVKKLLKNFPNENFVITTTTPTGSDVVNNLYSNYPNVHHMYIPYDIIPFVNSFFVKTNPKVFIIVETEIWPNILNKCFAEKVPIVITNARLSKKSMRNYTKIPFGKEFLFKNISHINAQTEKDAKRFYSLGVDKENISVTGNLKYNLITPENLENKMHNIKDSLKGRPIWIAGSTHQGEEEIILQAHKQILKTHLNCLLIIVPRHKERFQKVEKLIASNSLTYQKRSVFECEIFNHTQVYLGDTMGELLHLYYISDITFVGGSFIDNGGHNLLEPAALAKPILSGTSLFNFSQISKELIRNKALTRIRSQEELANNILKILEDKQLLQQMSSGALKTFKAHSDVLEKQYNNILKFL; from the coding sequence GTGGAACATTTAAAAAAATTCTTTTATGTTTTTCTAGCTCACATATATTCGAGCATTTTTATAACATTAATACCTATTTTATATCTGAAAAAATTTAAAAGAAGCTTTAAAAATATTAATTATAGAAAAAGATGGGCTGAAAGATTCGCTCAGACAGAAATACGCCTAAACAATAGTATATGGATACATTCAGTTTCTGTAGGTGAAACTGTTTCTGCTGAACCACTAGTAAAAAAATTATTAAAAAATTTCCCTAATGAAAATTTTGTCATAACTACAACCACACCAACAGGTAGCGATGTTGTAAACAACTTATATAGTAACTATCCAAATGTACATCATATGTATATTCCTTATGATATAATCCCATTTGTCAATAGTTTTTTCGTTAAGACTAATCCAAAGGTTTTTATAATTGTTGAAACGGAAATTTGGCCAAATATTTTAAACAAATGTTTTGCTGAAAAAGTTCCTATAGTAATAACAAATGCCAGACTCTCAAAAAAATCAATGCGAAACTATACCAAAATCCCTTTTGGTAAAGAATTTTTATTTAAAAATATCTCTCATATTAATGCTCAAACAGAAAAAGATGCCAAAAGATTCTATTCTTTAGGGGTAGATAAAGAGAATATTTCCGTAACAGGGAACTTAAAATATAACCTTATCACTCCAGAAAACCTAGAAAATAAAATGCATAACATCAAAGATAGCCTAAAAGGTAGACCAATATGGATCGCAGGTAGTACTCATCAGGGTGAAGAAGAAATAATTCTTCAAGCGCATAAGCAAATCTTAAAAACACATCTAAATTGCTTATTAATCATTGTGCCAAGACATAAAGAACGCTTTCAGAAAGTAGAAAAGCTAATTGCTAGTAATTCTTTGACTTATCAAAAAAGAAGTGTCTTTGAATGTGAAATCTTTAATCACACTCAAGTATATTTAGGTGACACAATGGGAGAACTACTACATCTTTACTATATCTCAGATATAACTTTTGTTGGTGGAAGTTTTATAGATAATGGCGGACATAATTTACTTGAACCAGCTGCACTAGCAAAACCGATTTTAAGTGGTACAAGTCTTTTTAATTTTAGTCAAATATCCAAAGAACTAATCCGTAACAAGGCTCTAACTCGCATAAGAAGTCAAGAAGAGCTTGCAAATAACATACTTAAAATATTAGAAGACAAACAACTATTACAACAGATGTCTTCAGGTGCGCTTAAGACTTTTAAAGCTCATAGTGATGTGCTCGAAAAACAGTATAACAATATCTTAAAATTTTTATGA
- the rdgB gene encoding RdgB/HAM1 family non-canonical purine NTP pyrophosphatase, with the protein MKEIVLASSNKGKIREFTNIFKQKNIRIVPQTDFNVPDADETGLSFIENAILKARNCSKHTGLPAIADDSGLEVFSLNGEPGIYSARYSGKHGNDKANIQKLLAKLAGNDNRNARFVCALAYVEHELDPTPNLAYGFLEGQIAYQVSGSNGFGYDPIFILPQLQKTLAEISESDKNRISHRAIALNKIIQLLVEN; encoded by the coding sequence ATGAAGGAAATAGTTTTAGCCTCTAGCAACAAGGGCAAAATTAGAGAATTTACTAATATCTTTAAACAAAAGAATATCAGGATTGTCCCCCAAACAGATTTTAATGTTCCAGACGCTGATGAAACAGGACTTAGTTTTATAGAAAATGCGATCCTTAAAGCAAGAAACTGCTCTAAACATACAGGATTACCTGCGATTGCTGATGATTCAGGGCTTGAAGTATTCTCTTTAAATGGTGAACCTGGAATATATTCAGCAAGGTATTCAGGAAAACATGGTAATGACAAAGCTAATATACAAAAATTACTAGCTAAGTTAGCTGGAAATGATAATAGGAACGCTAGATTTGTTTGTGCTCTAGCCTATGTAGAGCACGAGCTTGACCCAACTCCAAATTTAGCATACGGTTTTTTAGAGGGACAAATAGCTTATCAAGTTAGTGGCTCAAATGGTTTTGGTTATGATCCTATATTCATATTACCACAATTACAAAAAACCTTAGCAGAAATTTCTGAATCAGACAAAAATAGAATAAGCCATAGAGCTATTGCTCTTAATAAAATAATACAACTACTAGTAGAAAACTAA
- the proC gene encoding pyrroline-5-carboxylate reductase produces the protein MKICFIGGGNMAAAMIAGMTSHGYKSQDIIVFDRNEHKRLSLYNKYNIGVSNSLLDTVKCADILILAIKPQNMPDLIKDIRESITSRQVIVTVAAGIQTNAYERLFNKEISFARTIPNTPSSLGYGATGIYFNGNITANKKAIVIDIMQTIGIVTVVKDEKEIDIIAAIASSGPAYYFQFMEHMVNAAVKQGLDKSQAEKLVAQTCLGAAQMALNSDEDMSALRKNVTSKKGITYEALITFEKFELGRIIDNAIQANIARAQELAKEFSTAIIS, from the coding sequence ATGAAAATATGTTTTATTGGTGGAGGCAATATGGCAGCAGCAATGATTGCGGGTATGACTTCACATGGTTATAAAAGTCAAGATATAATTGTTTTTGATAGAAATGAGCATAAGCGTTTAAGCTTGTATAACAAATACAATATCGGGGTATCCAATTCATTACTAGATACAGTTAAGTGTGCTGATATCCTTATTTTAGCGATTAAGCCACAAAATATGCCTGATCTTATTAAAGATATCAGAGAGTCAATTACATCTAGGCAGGTAATAGTAACGGTTGCTGCAGGTATACAAACTAATGCATATGAGAGACTATTTAATAAAGAGATTTCTTTTGCTAGAACAATTCCCAATACGCCTAGTAGTTTAGGCTATGGTGCTACTGGAATTTATTTTAATGGCAATATTACTGCTAATAAAAAAGCCATAGTCATAGATATTATGCAGACAATTGGGATTGTAACGGTTGTTAAAGATGAGAAAGAAATTGATATTATTGCAGCTATAGCTAGTTCTGGACCTGCATATTATTTCCAATTTATGGAACATATGGTTAATGCAGCAGTCAAACAAGGTTTAGACAAAAGTCAAGCAGAGAAACTAGTTGCTCAAACATGTTTGGGAGCCGCGCAGATGGCTTTAAATAGTGATGAGGATATGTCAGCTTTAAGAAAAAATGTAACTTCGAAAAAAGGCATAACTTATGAGGCATTAATCACTTTTGAGAAGTTTGAACTTGGAAGAATTATAGATAATGCAATTCAAGCAAATATAGCTAGAGCACAAGAACTAGCCAAAGAATTCAGTACTGCGATAATCAGTTAG